One part of the Chiloscyllium plagiosum isolate BGI_BamShark_2017 unplaced genomic scaffold, ASM401019v2 scaf_75155, whole genome shotgun sequence genome encodes these proteins:
- the LOC122545434 gene encoding protein PXR1-like: protein EKEHTERRNTERKRSQRENRERRNRDRRNRKRNTEREGTQREKEQREKRN, encoded by the exons gagaaggaacacacagagagaaggaacacagagagaaaaagatcacagaga gaaaacagagagagaaggaacagagATAGAAGAAACAGA aaaaggaacacagagagagaaggaacacagagagaaaaggaacagagagagaaaaggaac